A window of Reinekea marina contains these coding sequences:
- the glgC gene encoding glucose-1-phosphate adenylyltransferase, whose protein sequence is MNGQQTNEDNVLMSIALRKESMMIDQNSRYVSRLTKDTFALVLAGGRGSRLKELTNWRAKPALYFGGKYRIIDFPLSNCINSGIRRVGVLTQYKAHSLVRHLVHGWTHFKKELGEFVEILPASQRYSEDWYLGTADAIYQNLDIIRAERPKYVLVLSGDHIYKMDYGAMLVAHVESGAQMTVSCLEVPIEEAAGAFGVMKVDETNRIVGFEEKPEQPSPIPGQPDLTLASMGNYIFNTDFLFEQLQIDAQTEGSSHDFGNDIIPKVVDHHHVQAFPFRNLETGERAYWRDVGTLDSFWEANMELVSTTPSLDMYDPDWPIWTAQTQLPPAKFVFNSEERRGMAVDSMVSGGCIISGAHIERSLLFSEVRVHSFSSIESTVILPKVDIGRNCKIKNAIIDRGCTVPDNTVIGFDTEQDKKNGFRVSEKGIVLVTRGMLGQPEGYA, encoded by the coding sequence TTGAATGGTCAACAAACTAACGAAGACAATGTTTTAATGAGCATTGCTTTACGGAAGGAGTCCATGATGATCGATCAAAATTCTCGGTATGTGAGTCGGCTAACGAAAGACACATTTGCGTTAGTTCTAGCCGGTGGGCGCGGATCTCGCCTAAAAGAATTGACCAATTGGCGCGCCAAGCCTGCCCTCTATTTTGGCGGTAAGTATCGCATCATCGATTTTCCACTTTCCAATTGCATTAACTCAGGCATTCGCCGAGTGGGCGTGCTCACGCAATATAAAGCGCACTCATTGGTTCGCCATTTAGTTCATGGTTGGACTCACTTTAAAAAAGAGCTGGGCGAGTTTGTTGAAATTTTACCGGCTTCACAGCGCTATTCTGAAGATTGGTATTTAGGAACGGCAGATGCAATCTATCAAAACTTAGACATTATTCGAGCAGAACGACCAAAGTACGTTTTGGTTTTATCCGGTGATCACATTTACAAAATGGATTACGGCGCCATGTTGGTCGCCCATGTCGAAAGTGGCGCTCAAATGACAGTATCTTGTTTGGAAGTTCCAATAGAAGAAGCCGCTGGTGCATTTGGCGTGATGAAGGTCGACGAAACCAATCGAATTGTGGGTTTCGAAGAAAAGCCCGAACAACCCTCACCCATTCCTGGCCAGCCCGATTTAACGCTCGCCTCAATGGGAAATTATATTTTTAACACTGACTTTTTGTTTGAGCAACTGCAAATAGATGCGCAAACGGAAGGTTCATCGCATGATTTTGGCAACGACATTATTCCTAAGGTTGTCGATCATCATCATGTGCAGGCATTCCCTTTCAGAAATTTAGAAACAGGTGAGCGTGCCTATTGGCGAGACGTAGGAACGCTTGATTCTTTCTGGGAGGCTAATATGGAACTGGTCTCTACAACACCTTCTTTAGATATGTATGATCCGGACTGGCCAATTTGGACAGCACAAACCCAACTGCCGCCGGCTAAGTTTGTGTTTAATTCTGAGGAACGTCGAGGTATGGCTGTAGACTCAATGGTATCGGGTGGCTGCATTATTTCTGGCGCGCACATCGAGCGATCTTTGTTGTTTTCAGAAGTAAGAGTCCATTCGTTTAGCTCTATAGAAAGCACCGTGATACTGCCAAAAGTCGATATCGGAAGGAATTGTAAAATTAAAAATGCCATCATCGATCGTGGATGCACTGTGCCAGATAACACCGTGATCGGTTTCGACACTGAGCAAGATAAAAAGAATGGCTTTAGAGTGTCTGAAAAAGGCATCGTTTTGGTCACACGGGGTATGTTGGGGCAGCCAGAGGGGTATGCATAA
- the glpX gene encoding class II fructose-bisphosphatase: MRRDLAFNFSRVTEAAALAGYNWLGRGDKNKADGAAVEVMRSMLNKVEFDGEIVIGEGEIDEAPMLYIGEKVGTGRGDACDIAVDPIEGTRMTAMGQSNAVAVMAVGEKGAFLKAPDMYMEKLVVGPEAKGFIDLTLPLEQNIKLVARALNKKLEDLVVVTLAKPRHDDAIAMIQQMGARVFALPDGDVAASILTCMPESEVDMMYCVGGAPEGVISAAVIRALGGDMQGRLVLRTEAKGNDPETVALAEDEKRRCQEMGVEPNVIFKLEDMVRSDNIVFSATGITKGDLLEGILRKGNLATTETLLIRGKSRTVRKIQSTHFLDRKDDDIKEVILAKNT, from the coding sequence ATGCGACGTGACCTAGCGTTCAATTTTTCTCGAGTAACTGAAGCCGCCGCTTTAGCCGGATACAACTGGTTAGGACGTGGCGATAAAAATAAAGCCGATGGCGCGGCGGTTGAAGTCATGCGCTCAATGCTCAATAAAGTTGAGTTCGACGGTGAGATTGTGATTGGTGAAGGTGAAATTGATGAAGCGCCCATGTTGTATATTGGTGAAAAAGTTGGCACGGGTCGAGGCGACGCTTGTGACATTGCTGTAGACCCAATTGAAGGGACACGAATGACTGCCATGGGGCAATCAAATGCTGTCGCTGTTATGGCCGTGGGAGAAAAGGGTGCTTTTTTAAAAGCTCCTGACATGTACATGGAAAAGTTAGTTGTTGGACCCGAAGCAAAGGGCTTCATCGATTTAACTTTGCCTCTTGAGCAAAACATAAAACTGGTTGCGAGAGCTTTAAACAAAAAACTCGAAGATCTAGTGGTCGTTACTCTGGCTAAACCAAGACACGATGACGCCATCGCAATGATTCAACAAATGGGCGCTCGAGTGTTTGCATTACCCGACGGTGATGTCGCTGCAAGTATTTTAACCTGCATGCCAGAGAGCGAAGTCGACATGATGTATTGTGTTGGTGGTGCGCCTGAGGGCGTGATTTCAGCAGCGGTCATTCGCGCATTGGGCGGTGACATGCAAGGTCGATTAGTGCTTCGGACCGAAGCGAAAGGCAATGATCCAGAAACTGTGGCCCTAGCGGAAGATGAAAAACGTCGCTGCCAAGAGATGGGGGTTGAGCCTAATGTTATCTTCAAATTAGAAGACATGGTTCGATCAGACAATATTGTTTTTTCGGCAACAGGCATTACCAAGGGTGACTTACTTGAAGGCATACTTCGAAAGGGTAACTTAGCCACAACCGAGACGTTGTTGATTCGCGGCAAAAGCCGAACGGTTCGAAAAATCCAATCTACGCACTTCTTGGACCGAAAAGATGACGACATCAAAGAAGTAATCTTAGCTAAAAATACCTAA
- a CDS encoding Gfo/Idh/MocA family protein — MTTWGVAGTGGMASLFLDDASKLTSGHFNAVYSGSLSRATAFAQQHKLDHAYDDYNAFVENPDLDVIYIAGVHTTHADLAIRALQAKKHVLIEKPMTLNVTQAQQIIAAAKKANRFCAEALWTRFTPTLESVISDISSGKIGEIRHISANFGFRVDLEDHQQRLLNPQLAGGALLDIGLYPLLLPLFLLGQPTEIKANVEFSESQVDLASDLILTYPQGVSAQLSYRLDAYLPNKAFIAGTKGYVELEAPWFASNRADWCMADQPIESQYFALTNRGWGYEFDEVNRCIAAGLLESPKHSWQDALSLATLLERIRSEYGPIYPFEQP, encoded by the coding sequence ATGACAACTTGGGGTGTCGCAGGGACAGGCGGAATGGCGAGCTTATTTTTAGATGATGCTTCAAAGCTCACCTCTGGTCATTTTAATGCGGTGTATTCAGGGTCTCTTTCTCGCGCAACAGCGTTTGCTCAACAGCATAAGTTAGACCATGCCTACGATGATTATAATGCGTTTGTAGAAAACCCCGATCTAGATGTCATCTACATTGCCGGGGTGCATACCACGCACGCCGACCTAGCTATTCGTGCGTTGCAGGCTAAAAAGCATGTTCTGATTGAAAAGCCGATGACGCTTAATGTCACACAAGCTCAACAGATTATAGCCGCCGCAAAAAAGGCGAATCGCTTTTGTGCTGAAGCGTTATGGACTCGTTTTACGCCTACATTAGAATCCGTAATAAGTGACATATCTTCTGGTAAAATCGGCGAAATTAGGCATATTTCGGCGAATTTTGGCTTTAGAGTCGATTTAGAGGATCATCAACAACGGTTGTTAAACCCACAGTTAGCCGGCGGGGCCTTGCTTGATATTGGCCTATACCCGCTGCTATTGCCGTTGTTTTTACTAGGCCAACCTACCGAAATTAAGGCCAATGTTGAGTTTTCAGAGAGCCAAGTAGATTTGGCGTCGGATCTGATACTAACTTATCCACAGGGTGTGAGTGCGCAGCTCAGTTATAGACTGGATGCCTATTTGCCGAATAAGGCTTTCATTGCTGGCACCAAGGGCTATGTTGAATTAGAAGCGCCTTGGTTTGCCAGTAACAGGGCTGACTGGTGCATGGCAGACCAACCCATAGAATCGCAATACTTTGCTCTTACAAACCGTGGTTGGGGTTATGAGTTTGACGAAGTGAACCGCTGTATTGCGGCTGGCTTATTGGAATCGCCTAAGCACAGCTGGCAAGATGCGCTGAGCTTAGCGACATTGTTAGAGCGTATTCGTTCAGAATACGGCCCTATTTATCCGTTTGAGCAGCCTTAG